The following proteins are co-located in the Phragmites australis chromosome 10, lpPhrAust1.1, whole genome shotgun sequence genome:
- the LOC133883192 gene encoding beta-1,2-xylosyltransferase XYXT1-like, with protein MATSIRELKLSILYGCKAADLVCGVGGGGASAEMKPVARNKKSRGAFCNLPLLLLIGAIQFLVIYSPTFDRYMVMLTTGKPGFPSLLLDGRRGFKLVEDEIIPEPRVRCDFADPRSDVCELEGAIRIRGSTSEVFVITPSRAAGGGLRANVTGLGPNGTSTNATSWRIQPYTRKGEARVMRGVTEMTVRLVTADEAPACTVRHDVPAVVYSNGGYCGNYYHDFNDNIIPLFITSRHLGGEVQLLVAQKQRWWFHKYREIVDGLTNYEAVDLDKEEGGEVRCFRRATVGLRSHKDLSIDPRRAPNNLSMVDFKRFLMWRYALPREHAIRTDEEEEPGRKPRLLIITRRSRRRFVNLPEIVALAEEVGFEVTTSDVMSSKKNSADAAAAASGNVDGDGGQARMAEASALVNSFDAMLAVHGSGLTNLVFLPMNAVVVQVVPLGRMEGLAMDEYGVPPRDMNMRYLQYNITAEESTLSEVFPRGHPVFLDPMPIHKQSWSLVKDIYLGQQDVRLNVRRFSPVLQKAIQFLR; from the exons ATGGCTACCAGCATCAGAGAgttgaagctctccattttgtATGGTTGCAAAGCTGCTGATCTTGTCTGTGGAGTGGGTGGAGGTGGCGCCTCTGCAGAGATGAAGCCAGTAGCGAGGAATAAGAAGAGCAGGGGAGCTTTCTGCAACCTCCCTCTGCTGCTGCTCATTGGGGCGATTCAGTTCTTGGTGATCTACTCCCCAACGTTTGATCGATACATGGTCATGCTCACAACAG GAAAGCCGGGATTTCCATCACTGTTGCTGGATGGCAGGAGGGGCTTCAAACTAGTAG AGGACGAGATCATCCCGGAGCCCCGCGTGAGGTGCGACTTCGCCGACCCGAGGTCCGACGTCTGCGAGCTGGAGGGAGCCATCCGCATTCGCGGGAGCACGTCGGAGGTGTTCGTGATCACCCCGAGCCGCGCCGCTGGAGGAGGCCTGCGCGCGAACGTGACGGGCCTCGGCCCGAACGGCACGAGCACGAACGCGACGAGCTGGAGGATTCAGCCGTACACTCGCAAGGGCGAGGCCCGCGTGATGCGCGGCGTCACGGAGATGACAGTGCGGCTGGTGACCGCCGACGAGGCCCCCGCGTGCACGGTGCGCCACGACGTGCCGGCGGTGGTGTACTCCAACGGCGGGTACTGCGGCAACTACTACCACGACTTCAACGATAACATCATCCCGCTGTTCATCACGTCGCGGCACCTGGGCGGCGAGGTGCAGCTGCTGGTGGCGCAGAAGCAGCGGTGGTGGTTCCACAAGTACCGGGAGATCGTGGACGGGCTGACCAACTACGAGGCGGTGGACTTGGACAAGGAGGAGGGCGGCGAGGTGCGGTGCTTCCGGCGCGCTACCGTGGGGCTGCGCAGCCACAAGGACCTGAGCATCGACCCACGGCGCGCGCCCAACAACCTGTCCATGGTGGACTTCAAGCGGTTCCTGATGTGGCGGTACGCGCTGCCGCGGGAGCACGCCATCCGgacggacgaggaggaggagccgggccGGAAGCCGCGGCTGCTGATCATCACCCGGCGGTCGCGGCGTCGGTTCGTGAACCTCCCGGAGATCGTGGCGCTGGCGGAGGAGGTCGGTTTCGAGGTGACGACGTCGGACGTGATGTCGTCCAAGAAGAACAGcgccgacgcggcggcggcggcgtccgggaacgtggacggcgacggcgggcaGGCGCGCATGGCGGAGGCGTCGGCGCTTGTGAACTCTTTCGACGCGATGCTGGCGGTGCACGGGTCCGGGCTGACGAACCTGGTGTTCCTGCCGATGAACGCGGTGGTGGTGCAGGTGGTGCCGCTGGGGCGGATGGAGGGGCTGGCCATGGACGAGTACGGGGTGCCGCCGCGGGACATGAACATGCGGTACCTGCAGTACAACATCACGGCGGAGGAGAGCACGCTGTCGGAGGTGTTCCCGCGCGGACACCCCGTGTTCCTCGACCCCATGCCCATCCACAAGCAGAGCTGGTCGCTCGTCAAGGACATCTACCTGGGGCAGCAGGACGTCCGGCTCAACGTCCGGAGGTTCAGCCCCGTCCTCCAAAAGGCCATCCAGTTCCTCAGGTGA
- the LOC133883698 gene encoding glycine-rich protein 23-like, with protein sequence MGGKGGGGGGGKGGGGGGGGKGCGGGGRSGGGGGGGGKGGGSAGAGSGKSGGGGYAGHGGGGGGGAGKSGSGGGGGDGMMKAPGGDGGYISRSGFESNPQGYFQGLHGGNK encoded by the coding sequence ATGGGAGGcaaaggaggcggcggcggtggtggcaagggcggcggcggcggcggcggtgggaaGGGTTGTGGAGGGGGTGGCAggagcggtggcggcggaggtggtggtggcaagGGAGGTGGTTCCGCGGGAGCGGGCTCGGGGAAGTCAGGCGGAGGTGGCTACGCCGGGcatggaggcggcggtggcggcggtgcaGGGAAGTCAGGCtctggaggcggcggaggcgacggGATGATGAAGGCACCGGGAGGCGATGGCGGGTACATCTCCCGCTCCGGCTTCGAGTCCAACCCGCAGGGCTACTTCCAGGGGCTCCATGGAGGCAACAAGTAG
- the LOC133883696 gene encoding uncharacterized protein LOC133883696 isoform X1, translating to MRFSISPVTPLPFPLPVTFPYLSPSLFLPTSPDHRPDRDASTDAAYRPTASPPPIVPRFVEQRTMEGSFQLNPDASPFIPASLSSFADKTPEKQAGPNISAESSSKGDPSGGTSDLSQYEENDLDPFALAKLVLSMFPDVSTDFIDELLKANEFDMNLTIDMLHELNSQDMLHDDDAELGLLPSPDINDLHDGLGQPGTEVSETSSDLNQAPQNEKSATTCDVNSVLPTFPKTNLLHNDLGLPDDDKPEGTSVAN from the exons ATGAGATTCTCCATCTCCCCTGTCACGCCACTTCCGTTTCCCTTGCCCGTCACCTTTCCCTACCTTTCCCCTTCCCTCTTCCTGCCAACTTCACCGGACCACCGCCCCGACCGCGACGCAAGCACCGACGCCGCCTACCGCCCCaccgcctcgcctccgccgaTCGTTCCGAG ATTTGTTGAACAAAGAACCATGGAAGGGTCGTTCCAGTTGAATCCAGATGCCAGTCCTTTCATACCTGCATCCCTGAGTTCATTTGCAGACAAGACCCCTGAGAAACAAGCAG GTCCTAACATTTCTGCAGAGTCATCATCAAAGGGAGACCCTTCTGGTGGCACTTCTGATCTATCGCAGTATGAGGAAAATGACCTGGATCCATTTGCTCTGGCCAAATTGGTCCTTTCAATGTTCCCAGATGTCTCCACAGACTTCATTGATGAGTTACTCAAGGCAAATGAATTTGACATGAATCTGACAATTGATATGCTTCATGAGCTGAACTCACAAGATATGctccatgatgatgatgctgaATTGGGCTTGCTACCTTCCCCAGATATCAATGACCTGCATGACGGCCTG GGCCAACCTGGTACTGAGGTGTCGGAGACCAGCAGTGATCTCAATCAAGCTCCGCAGAATGAGAAGTCAGCAACAACTTGTGATGTGAATTCTGTCCTGCCAACATTCCCAAAAACCAATTTGCTTCACAATGACCTG GGCCTGCCTGATGATGATAAGCCTGAGGGGACATCTGTTGCAAACTGA
- the LOC133883696 gene encoding uncharacterized protein LOC133883696 isoform X2 yields MRFSISPVTPLPFPLPVTFPYLSPSLFLPTSPDHRPDRDASTDAAYRPTASPPPIVPRFVEQRTMEGSFQLNPDASPFIPASLSSFADKTPEKQAESSSKGDPSGGTSDLSQYEENDLDPFALAKLVLSMFPDVSTDFIDELLKANEFDMNLTIDMLHELNSQDMLHDDDAELGLLPSPDINDLHDGLGQPGTEVSETSSDLNQAPQNEKSATTCDVNSVLPTFPKTNLLHNDLGLPDDDKPEGTSVAN; encoded by the exons ATGAGATTCTCCATCTCCCCTGTCACGCCACTTCCGTTTCCCTTGCCCGTCACCTTTCCCTACCTTTCCCCTTCCCTCTTCCTGCCAACTTCACCGGACCACCGCCCCGACCGCGACGCAAGCACCGACGCCGCCTACCGCCCCaccgcctcgcctccgccgaTCGTTCCGAG ATTTGTTGAACAAAGAACCATGGAAGGGTCGTTCCAGTTGAATCCAGATGCCAGTCCTTTCATACCTGCATCCCTGAGTTCATTTGCAGACAAGACCCCTGAGAAACAAGCAG AGTCATCATCAAAGGGAGACCCTTCTGGTGGCACTTCTGATCTATCGCAGTATGAGGAAAATGACCTGGATCCATTTGCTCTGGCCAAATTGGTCCTTTCAATGTTCCCAGATGTCTCCACAGACTTCATTGATGAGTTACTCAAGGCAAATGAATTTGACATGAATCTGACAATTGATATGCTTCATGAGCTGAACTCACAAGATATGctccatgatgatgatgctgaATTGGGCTTGCTACCTTCCCCAGATATCAATGACCTGCATGACGGCCTG GGCCAACCTGGTACTGAGGTGTCGGAGACCAGCAGTGATCTCAATCAAGCTCCGCAGAATGAGAAGTCAGCAACAACTTGTGATGTGAATTCTGTCCTGCCAACATTCCCAAAAACCAATTTGCTTCACAATGACCTG GGCCTGCCTGATGATGATAAGCCTGAGGGGACATCTGTTGCAAACTGA
- the LOC133883696 gene encoding uncharacterized protein LOC133883696 isoform X3, producing MEGSFQLNPDASPFIPASLSSFADKTPEKQAGPNISAESSSKGDPSGGTSDLSQYEENDLDPFALAKLVLSMFPDVSTDFIDELLKANEFDMNLTIDMLHELNSQDMLHDDDAELGLLPSPDINDLHDGLGQPGTEVSETSSDLNQAPQNEKSATTCDVNSVLPTFPKTNLLHNDLGLPDDDKPEGTSVAN from the exons ATGGAAGGGTCGTTCCAGTTGAATCCAGATGCCAGTCCTTTCATACCTGCATCCCTGAGTTCATTTGCAGACAAGACCCCTGAGAAACAAGCAG GTCCTAACATTTCTGCAGAGTCATCATCAAAGGGAGACCCTTCTGGTGGCACTTCTGATCTATCGCAGTATGAGGAAAATGACCTGGATCCATTTGCTCTGGCCAAATTGGTCCTTTCAATGTTCCCAGATGTCTCCACAGACTTCATTGATGAGTTACTCAAGGCAAATGAATTTGACATGAATCTGACAATTGATATGCTTCATGAGCTGAACTCACAAGATATGctccatgatgatgatgctgaATTGGGCTTGCTACCTTCCCCAGATATCAATGACCTGCATGACGGCCTG GGCCAACCTGGTACTGAGGTGTCGGAGACCAGCAGTGATCTCAATCAAGCTCCGCAGAATGAGAAGTCAGCAACAACTTGTGATGTGAATTCTGTCCTGCCAACATTCCCAAAAACCAATTTGCTTCACAATGACCTG GGCCTGCCTGATGATGATAAGCCTGAGGGGACATCTGTTGCAAACTGA
- the LOC133883696 gene encoding uncharacterized protein LOC133883696 isoform X4, translating into MEGSFQLNPDASPFIPASLSSFADKTPEKQAESSSKGDPSGGTSDLSQYEENDLDPFALAKLVLSMFPDVSTDFIDELLKANEFDMNLTIDMLHELNSQDMLHDDDAELGLLPSPDINDLHDGLGQPGTEVSETSSDLNQAPQNEKSATTCDVNSVLPTFPKTNLLHNDLGLPDDDKPEGTSVAN; encoded by the exons ATGGAAGGGTCGTTCCAGTTGAATCCAGATGCCAGTCCTTTCATACCTGCATCCCTGAGTTCATTTGCAGACAAGACCCCTGAGAAACAAGCAG AGTCATCATCAAAGGGAGACCCTTCTGGTGGCACTTCTGATCTATCGCAGTATGAGGAAAATGACCTGGATCCATTTGCTCTGGCCAAATTGGTCCTTTCAATGTTCCCAGATGTCTCCACAGACTTCATTGATGAGTTACTCAAGGCAAATGAATTTGACATGAATCTGACAATTGATATGCTTCATGAGCTGAACTCACAAGATATGctccatgatgatgatgctgaATTGGGCTTGCTACCTTCCCCAGATATCAATGACCTGCATGACGGCCTG GGCCAACCTGGTACTGAGGTGTCGGAGACCAGCAGTGATCTCAATCAAGCTCCGCAGAATGAGAAGTCAGCAACAACTTGTGATGTGAATTCTGTCCTGCCAACATTCCCAAAAACCAATTTGCTTCACAATGACCTG GGCCTGCCTGATGATGATAAGCCTGAGGGGACATCTGTTGCAAACTGA